One window from the genome of Anticarsia gemmatalis isolate Benzon Research Colony breed Stoneville strain chromosome 8, ilAntGemm2 primary, whole genome shotgun sequence encodes:
- the LOC142974585 gene encoding alpha-(1,3)-fucosyltransferase C-like — translation MRTQCVKKEIFFITILLLVLLIFFKKSNDEVGSRYNFIRSKTQFIEDWPRVSGERIKQSDLKYILQWTSRHRIPFVYMGKGRKGFIARRCPYTNCIVTSNRSFFSDYSKFDVVAFAGPEISRAYNLNKLPTKRSLHQKYVFASIESPIYYPVCVSKFDGYFNWTWTFKLDSEVQWGYMTVRDSNNSVVGPNKHMNWMKLEDMDPISEEFKNQLRTKTRAAVWFVSNCHTRSRREKYVLALQEELNRYNLAIDVYGNCGSLKCSKKEQNKCYKIIKEKYYFYLSFENAFSEDYVTEKLLHALENDAIPVVYGGANYTRFMPDGIYLNARELGVEKLAEMMNDLINDIDKYSEYFKWKKYYSYYKKSASVETDPYCLFCQILNDAKMVEETTVYEDFINWWNPLKCII, via the exons TTCGGAGTAAAACACAGTTTATTGAGGACTGGCCTCGTGTTAGTGgtgaaagaataaaacaaagtgatttaaaatacattttacaatggACTTCAAGACATAGAATTCCTTTTGTATACATGGGTAAAGGTCGCAAAGGATTTATTGCCAGACGATGTCCCTACACAAACTGCATTGTGACATCTAACAGGTCATTCTTCAGCGACTACTCAAAATTCGACGTTGTAGCCTTCGCTGGCCCAGAAATATCTCGtgcatataatttaaataaattgccaACAAAGAGATCACtgcatcaaaaatatgtttttgcaaGCATTGAGTCTCCAATTTATTACCCTGTGTGTGTTAGCAAGTTTGATGGATACTTTAACTGGACGTGGACGTTTAAACTCGATTCCGAAGTACAATGGGGCTACATGACTGTAAGAGATAGTAATAACTCCGTAGTTGGACCAAATAAACATATGAATTGGATGAAATTAGAAGACATGGACCCCATTAGTgaagaatttaaaaatcaacTTAGAACAAAGACAAGAGCTGCAGTGTGGTTCGTTTCAAACTGCCATACAAGAAGTAGAAGAGAAAAATATGTTCTGGCATTGCAAGAAGAGTTAAATAGATACAATTTGGCAATTGACGTGTATGGTAACTGTGGAAGCTTAAAATGTTctaaaaaagaacaaaacaaatgttacaaaattataaaagaaaaatattacttttacttgTCTTTTGAAAATGCGTTTAGTGAAGATTACGTGACGGAGAAATTGTTACATGCTTTAGAAAATGATGCCATACCAGTAGTGTATGGAGGTGCCAACTACACTCG ATTCATGCCAGATGGTATTTACCTAAATGCTAGAGAGCTAGGCGTGGAGAAATTAGCAGAAATGATGAATGATCTGATCAACGATATAGACAAATACTCAGAGTACTTTAAGTGGAAGAAATACtacagttattataaaaaaagtgcGAGTGTTGAGACTGATccttattgtttattttgccaAATACTGAATGACGCAAAAATGGTGGAAGAGACGACAGTATATGAAGACTTTATTAATTGGTGGAATCCCTTGaaatgtattatataa